Proteins encoded together in one Gemmatimonadaceae bacterium window:
- the rseP gene encoding RIP metalloprotease RseP: MAGLSVYIAPLLVFGLVVFVHELGHFLAAKLTGVYAPVFSLGWGRRIWGIRRGETDYRLSLIPLGGYVRMASRDDESLAGIEGAADRGSFEASAQRPPNVPEALWDPNAMAPFGPKPVPANRWSESKSASARVFILSAGVLMNILLTFTVNTGISLQLGRNYTPAVVDSVVTDAPAARAGLQSGDRITAINGEPVAAWNDVVDRISAVTSGVVRVSVARGDSVITREIAPQVTDGIDRVTGATKKVGRIGVSVRDSVVHEALAPLAAVREGWQGTRRMADNVFTVLTGLFKGEVSAKNLGGPIAIAKTSVQAARGGADMLWALIAFLSINIAILNMVPIPVLDGGQILMVVAERIKGSEFSMRTREAFARVGVLAVLALIVLVTFNDVRSFFTR, translated from the coding sequence ATGGCTGGTTTGTCGGTGTACATCGCGCCATTGCTCGTGTTCGGTCTCGTGGTGTTCGTCCACGAGCTCGGGCACTTTCTCGCCGCCAAGCTCACCGGCGTGTATGCGCCGGTCTTTTCGCTGGGCTGGGGGCGCCGCATCTGGGGGATTCGCCGCGGCGAGACGGACTACCGGCTTTCGCTGATTCCGCTCGGCGGGTACGTGCGCATGGCGTCGCGCGACGACGAGTCGCTCGCCGGCATCGAAGGCGCGGCCGATCGCGGCAGCTTCGAGGCGTCGGCCCAGCGGCCGCCCAATGTGCCCGAGGCGCTGTGGGATCCGAATGCGATGGCCCCGTTCGGCCCCAAGCCGGTGCCGGCCAATCGGTGGAGCGAAAGCAAATCGGCCTCCGCCCGCGTGTTCATTCTCTCCGCGGGCGTGCTGATGAATATCCTCCTCACCTTCACGGTGAACACGGGGATTTCGCTGCAGCTCGGCCGCAACTACACCCCGGCGGTGGTCGACTCTGTGGTGACCGATGCGCCGGCCGCCCGTGCCGGGCTGCAGTCGGGCGATCGCATCACGGCCATCAACGGCGAGCCCGTTGCCGCGTGGAATGACGTCGTCGATCGCATCTCCGCGGTGACCAGCGGGGTGGTACGGGTGAGCGTTGCGCGCGGCGACAGCGTGATCACGCGCGAGATCGCGCCCCAGGTCACCGATGGCATCGATCGCGTCACGGGCGCCACGAAGAAGGTCGGACGGATTGGTGTGTCCGTGCGCGATTCCGTGGTGCACGAGGCGCTGGCGCCGCTGGCGGCGGTGCGGGAAGGCTGGCAAGGCACGCGGCGCATGGCGGACAACGTCTTCACCGTCCTCACGGGGCTCTTCAAGGGCGAAGTGTCGGCCAAGAACCTCGGCGGCCCGATCGCGATCGCCAAGACGTCGGTGCAGGCGGCCCGCGGTGGCGCCGACATGCTCTGGGCGCTCATCGCCTTTCTGAGCATCAACATCGCCATCCTAAACATGGTGCCGATTCCGGTGCTCGATGGCGGCCAGATCCTGATGGTGGTGGCGGAGCGGATCAAGGGGAGCGAGTTCAGCATGCGCACGCGTGAAGCGTTCGCGCGTGTCGGCGTACTCGCCGTGCTGGCGCTGATCGTGCTGGTCACGTTCAACGACGTGCGGTCGTTCTTCACCCGATGA
- the dxr gene encoding 1-deoxy-D-xylulose-5-phosphate reductoisomerase — translation MTAPVGVALLGATGSIGTSALRVLARQRDRFRPVALTANGRWQALAEQVAQYQPAYAGLVQPCDDAPSSWGRGAECLIEAATHPDAQIVINAVVGAAGLPATLAALRQGKRVALANKETLVVAGSIVTDVARAHHAELVPVDSEHSAILQCLAGRQPHEVRRLILTASGGPFRTWPAEQIAGATRADALKHPTWQMGSKITIDSATLANKALEVIEAHHLFGVPYDRIDVVVHPQSIIHSFVEFVDGSVLAQMGVPSMELPILYALTWPERVPDSGVPSFDPVALGGLTFESVRHDAFPMLGLGIQAGKTGGAAPAVFNAANEVAVAAFLEGTLAFQGIAARVAAALDALGSMPGETLDDVLAADAAAREHVLSQVRS, via the coding sequence ATGACCGCCCCGGTCGGTGTCGCCCTGTTGGGCGCGACGGGTTCGATCGGCACGAGCGCGCTGCGCGTCCTGGCGCGGCAGCGTGATCGCTTCCGTCCGGTGGCGCTCACGGCCAACGGCCGCTGGCAGGCGCTGGCGGAGCAGGTGGCCCAGTACCAGCCGGCGTATGCCGGTCTCGTGCAGCCGTGCGACGACGCGCCGTCCTCCTGGGGCCGTGGTGCGGAATGTCTGATCGAGGCCGCGACGCATCCCGACGCGCAGATCGTCATCAACGCCGTGGTGGGGGCCGCCGGGTTGCCGGCGACGCTCGCCGCGCTGCGGCAGGGCAAGCGCGTTGCGCTGGCCAACAAGGAAACGCTCGTCGTCGCCGGATCGATCGTGACCGACGTGGCGCGGGCGCACCACGCCGAGCTCGTCCCGGTCGACAGCGAGCACTCGGCCATTCTGCAGTGTCTCGCCGGTCGGCAGCCCCACGAAGTGCGGCGGCTGATCCTGACCGCGTCGGGCGGGCCCTTCCGCACGTGGCCGGCGGAGCAGATCGCCGGCGCGACCCGTGCGGATGCGCTCAAGCACCCCACTTGGCAGATGGGGAGCAAGATCACGATCGACAGCGCCACCCTGGCCAACAAGGCACTCGAAGTTATCGAGGCACATCACCTGTTCGGGGTGCCCTATGACCGCATCGACGTGGTCGTGCACCCGCAGAGCATCATCCACTCGTTTGTCGAATTCGTGGACGGCAGTGTGCTCGCCCAGATGGGGGTGCCGTCGATGGAGCTCCCCATCCTGTACGCGCTCACGTGGCCGGAACGCGTCCCCGACAGTGGCGTACCATCCTTTGATCCGGTCGCGCTGGGCGGTCTGACCTTTGAGTCCGTCCGGCACGACGCGTTTCCGATGCTTGGCCTGGGGATCCAGGCCGGCAAGACCGGCGGGGCAGCACCAGCGGTGTTCAATGCGGCCAATGAGGTGGCGGTGGCCGCATTTCTCGAGGGGACGCTCGCGTTCCAGGGGATCGCCGCACGCGTGGCGGCCGCCCTTGACGCGCTGGGGTCGATGCCGGGCGAGACGTTGGACGACGTGTTGGCGGCGGATGCCGCGGCACGGGAGCATGTTCTGTCGCAGGTGAGGTCCTGA
- a CDS encoding phosphatidate cytidylyltransferase: MNELGRRVIVALIGAPIALGVIWLGDYALATLVAGLAALGAWEFYRIATAGGSTPMSGVGIVLAAALPLVVHAQVLGLVQVHPVVAVLAIIAVLALAIWLRGVDRRPLGAAATTVFGVLYTSATLSFAYALRYHNYAVGNTAGALAVIVPVLLTWASDTGAYFSGRLIGGRKLIPSVSPGKTVAGAVGALVFTVAVTWVLVHQVLVPYAQLAFTTWGLVIFGLAISVTAQIGDLAESLLKREAGVKDSGTLFPGHGGVLDRLDSLYFVLPMAYALYDWLLVPAPSALGGVTQ, translated from the coding sequence GTGAACGAACTCGGACGTCGCGTCATCGTGGCGCTGATTGGCGCCCCCATTGCCCTCGGGGTCATTTGGTTGGGCGACTACGCGTTGGCCACGCTCGTGGCTGGTCTCGCGGCGCTGGGCGCGTGGGAGTTCTATCGCATTGCCACGGCGGGCGGCTCCACCCCGATGAGCGGCGTCGGCATCGTGCTCGCGGCCGCGTTGCCGCTCGTCGTGCACGCGCAGGTGCTGGGGCTCGTCCAGGTACATCCGGTGGTGGCCGTCCTCGCGATCATCGCGGTGCTGGCCCTCGCGATCTGGCTGCGTGGTGTGGACCGCCGCCCCCTCGGCGCGGCCGCCACCACGGTCTTCGGCGTGCTCTATACCTCGGCCACGCTCTCCTTCGCGTATGCGCTGCGTTATCACAACTACGCCGTTGGCAACACCGCCGGCGCATTGGCCGTGATCGTGCCGGTGCTGCTGACCTGGGCGAGCGATACCGGCGCCTACTTCAGCGGGCGTCTGATTGGCGGGCGCAAGCTCATTCCCTCGGTGAGCCCCGGCAAGACGGTGGCGGGCGCCGTGGGCGCCCTGGTGTTCACCGTGGCGGTCACGTGGGTACTCGTGCATCAGGTGCTCGTGCCGTATGCGCAGCTCGCGTTCACCACGTGGGGGCTCGTGATCTTCGGGCTCGCGATCAGTGTCACCGCGCAGATCGGTGATCTGGCCGAATCGCTCCTCAAGCGCGAGGCCGGCGTGAAGGACAGTGGCACACTCTTCCCGGGACATGGTGGTGTGCTCGATCGCCTCGACTCGCTCTACTTCGTGCTGCCGATGGCGTACGCGCTGTATGACTGGCTGCTGGTGCCGGCCCCGAGCGCGCTGGGAGGCGTGACGCAATGA
- the uppS gene encoding di-trans,poly-cis-decaprenylcistransferase: protein MDGNGRWARARHMPRPFGHRAGMKAVRAVVEGCLEAGVEWLSLFAFSQENWQRPEQEVSALMLLLEEYIAREAAELRAQGVCVRVHGDLERLSPAASSAVQRVMRDTAGGTKLGLNLFISYGGRAELVRATRLIAADVQAGTLTPDAIDEDTIRRRLYTAECPDPDLLIRTSGEQRLSNFLLWQVAYAEIYIADALWPDFDQAALQLAIQDFQRRDRRFGKVTT, encoded by the coding sequence ATGGATGGCAATGGCCGATGGGCTCGCGCGCGTCACATGCCGCGGCCCTTCGGCCATCGTGCTGGGATGAAGGCCGTCCGCGCCGTCGTGGAGGGCTGCCTGGAGGCGGGCGTCGAGTGGTTGTCGCTCTTCGCCTTCTCGCAGGAGAATTGGCAGCGCCCCGAGCAGGAAGTCTCGGCGTTGATGCTGCTGCTCGAGGAATACATCGCCCGCGAAGCCGCCGAATTGCGCGCGCAGGGCGTGTGCGTGCGGGTGCACGGCGATCTCGAGCGCCTGAGTCCGGCCGCGTCCAGTGCCGTGCAGCGCGTCATGCGCGACACCGCCGGCGGCACGAAGCTCGGGCTCAATCTGTTCATTTCGTATGGCGGGCGGGCTGAGCTGGTTCGGGCCACGCGCCTGATTGCGGCGGATGTGCAGGCCGGAACGCTCACCCCCGACGCCATCGACGAAGACACCATCCGGCGGCGGCTGTACACCGCCGAATGCCCCGATCCCGATCTCCTGATCCGGACGTCGGGGGAGCAGCGGCTGTCGAATTTTCTGCTCTGGCAGGTCGCGTATGCGGAGATCTACATCGCCGACGCGCTCTGGCCGGACTTCGATCAGGCTGCCTTGCAGTTGGCCATTCAAGATTTTCAACGCCGCGATCGCCGCTTCGGCAAGGTGACCACCTGA
- the frr gene encoding ribosome recycling factor, giving the protein MSTIAQFLKDAKGHMEKAIENSKREFSGIRSGKASPNMLDVVKVEAYGSFVPLNQVASVSAPEPRILLVTPFDKGQAKAIEKAIRESDLGLDPAHQGGVIRVPLPSMNEQRRKELVKVLHKLAEDGRIAIRHARTEARDKVKKLDGVSEDDKKHAEKDLQKAHDEFIAKLDGLLKAKEAEIMEV; this is encoded by the coding sequence ATGAGCACCATTGCGCAGTTTCTCAAGGACGCCAAGGGTCACATGGAGAAGGCCATCGAGAACTCGAAGCGTGAGTTCTCGGGCATTCGCTCGGGCAAGGCGTCGCCCAACATGCTCGACGTGGTGAAGGTCGAGGCGTACGGCTCGTTCGTACCGCTCAACCAGGTTGCGTCGGTCTCGGCGCCCGAGCCGCGCATCCTCCTCGTCACGCCGTTCGACAAGGGGCAGGCGAAGGCCATCGAGAAGGCGATCCGGGAATCGGATCTCGGCCTCGATCCGGCGCATCAGGGGGGCGTGATCCGCGTGCCGCTGCCCAGCATGAACGAGCAGCGTCGCAAGGAGCTGGTGAAGGTCCTCCACAAGCTCGCCGAAGACGGGCGCATCGCGATCCGTCATGCGCGCACCGAGGCGCGCGACAAGGTGAAGAAGCTCGATGGCGTGTCGGAAGACGACAAGAAGCACGCCGAGAAGGACCTGCAGAAGGCGCATGATGAGTTCATCGCCAAGCTGGACGGCCTCCTGAAGGCGAAGGAAGCCGAAATCATGGAGGTGTGA
- the pyrH gene encoding UMP kinase — protein sequence MSASEGEPLKFRRILLKLSGEALAGERGVGFDFDRIGFFADQIVDVARMGVELGLVIGGGNIVRGSQLSQMGMDRVGADYMGMLGTVINAMALQDVLEKKGLDTRVMTAIRMEELAEPYIRRRALRHFEKGRTVIFAAGTGNPYFSTDTAAVLRAIQIKADVIIKATSVDGVYSADPKKDPNATMYETISYRDVMLEELRVMDQTAITLCKENQLPLVVLNLHRPGAIARAVRGERVGTLVS from the coding sequence ATGAGCGCCAGCGAGGGCGAGCCCCTCAAGTTCCGGCGCATTCTCCTCAAGCTCTCCGGCGAAGCCCTCGCCGGGGAGCGTGGGGTGGGGTTCGATTTTGATCGCATCGGCTTCTTTGCCGATCAGATCGTGGATGTGGCGCGCATGGGCGTCGAACTCGGGCTCGTGATCGGCGGTGGCAACATCGTCCGCGGCTCGCAGCTCTCGCAGATGGGCATGGACCGCGTGGGCGCCGACTACATGGGCATGCTCGGCACCGTCATCAACGCGATGGCGCTGCAGGACGTGCTCGAGAAGAAGGGGCTCGATACCCGGGTCATGACGGCGATCCGCATGGAAGAACTGGCGGAGCCGTACATCCGCCGCCGGGCGCTGCGCCACTTCGAGAAGGGGCGCACCGTCATTTTTGCCGCCGGCACCGGGAACCCGTACTTTTCCACGGACACGGCCGCCGTCCTGCGGGCCATCCAGATCAAGGCCGACGTCATCATCAAGGCGACCAGCGTTGATGGCGTCTACTCGGCCGATCCCAAGAAGGACCCGAACGCCACGATGTACGAAACGATCAGCTACCGCGACGTCATGCTCGAGGAGCTGCGCGTGATGGACCAGACGGCCATCACGCTGTGCAAGGAGAACCAGTTGCCACTGGTTGTCCTCAACCTCCACCGCCCGGGCGCCATCGCACGTGCCGTCCGGGGCGAACGCGTAGGGACACTGGTTTCATGA
- the tsf gene encoding translation elongation factor Ts — protein MSTPITAKAVAELRQRTGAGMMDCKKALEENNGDMDAAVEYLRKKGIAKAEKRADRSTSEGIVGGEVFNNGQSAGLVEVACETDFVARNEDFGKIVASLVAHRVASTAADIDAFLAEPMTGSPNESVAEYVKAAAAKTGEAVNIKRTVRFDAGATGLVGMYRHHNGKLATLVQITASSAEVAQHEATAELVKYIAEHVAAAAPIAVDRTGVPAEKIESEHRIGLEQAREAGKPEAMLEKIATGKVEAFLKDVTLLPQAWVRDPAQTIAQLVAEHGKKAGGTITVDKFARLQLGAE, from the coding sequence ATGAGCACCCCGATCACGGCCAAGGCCGTCGCGGAACTCCGCCAGCGCACCGGCGCCGGCATGATGGATTGCAAGAAGGCGCTCGAAGAGAACAACGGCGATATGGACGCCGCGGTCGAGTACCTCCGCAAGAAGGGCATCGCGAAGGCCGAGAAGCGCGCCGACCGCTCCACCAGCGAAGGCATCGTCGGCGGTGAGGTGTTCAACAACGGCCAGTCGGCCGGCCTCGTCGAAGTCGCCTGCGAAACTGACTTCGTGGCGCGTAACGAAGACTTCGGCAAGATCGTCGCCTCGCTCGTCGCGCATCGCGTGGCGTCGACCGCGGCCGACATCGACGCGTTCCTCGCCGAGCCGATGACCGGCAGCCCGAACGAGTCGGTGGCCGAGTACGTGAAGGCCGCGGCCGCCAAGACGGGCGAAGCCGTCAACATCAAGCGCACCGTGCGCTTCGATGCGGGCGCGACCGGCCTCGTCGGCATGTACCGCCACCACAACGGCAAGCTCGCCACGCTCGTGCAGATCACCGCGTCCTCGGCCGAGGTCGCGCAGCATGAGGCGACGGCGGAGCTCGTGAAGTACATCGCCGAGCACGTCGCCGCGGCGGCCCCGATCGCCGTCGATCGCACCGGCGTTCCCGCCGAGAAGATCGAGAGCGAGCACCGCATCGGCCTCGAGCAGGCGCGCGAAGCGGGCAAGCCCGAAGCGATGCTCGAGAAGATCGCCACCGGCAAGGTCGAGGCGTTCCTCAAGGACGTCACGCTCTTGCCGCAGGCGTGGGTCCGCGACCCGGCCCAGACGATCGCGCAGCTCGTCGCCGAGCATGGCAAGAAGGCGGGCGGCACGATCACGGTCGACAAGTTCGCGCGCCTGCAGCTCGGCGCCGAGTGA
- the rpsB gene encoding 30S ribosomal protein S2, which yields MSSPSLEQLLAAGVHFGHQTRRWNPKMRRFIFAERNGIHIIDLQKTLRQIELAQKLVREVVLRGENVLFVCTKRQLAAIVRDEAARCGGMFVTERWLGGMLTNYQTVKKQVKKLKELEAGSEDGSLANYTKKEQLLMSRQREKLSKYLSGIKTMNRLPGLLFIIDSKKERIAVSEANKLGVPIVAIVDTNADPDLITVPIAGNDDAIRSVELITKVIADTIDEARREAPARPSEEEQETYTFSSDRGAERADRGDRRDRGGDQGGRGGDRGGDRGGRPRRRRAKPEAIAARLKPGADAPAGDEGEPSAE from the coding sequence ATGTCGAGTCCGTCCCTCGAGCAGCTGCTCGCCGCGGGCGTCCACTTCGGGCACCAGACCCGTCGCTGGAACCCCAAGATGCGCCGGTTCATCTTCGCCGAGCGCAATGGCATTCACATCATCGACCTGCAGAAGACGCTCCGCCAGATCGAACTGGCGCAGAAGCTCGTCCGCGAGGTCGTCCTGCGCGGCGAAAACGTCCTCTTCGTCTGCACCAAGCGCCAGCTGGCCGCCATCGTCCGTGACGAGGCCGCGCGCTGCGGCGGCATGTTCGTCACCGAGCGCTGGCTCGGCGGCATGCTGACCAACTACCAGACGGTCAAGAAGCAGGTCAAGAAGCTCAAGGAGCTCGAGGCCGGCAGCGAAGACGGCTCGCTCGCGAACTACACGAAGAAGGAACAGCTCCTCATGTCGCGTCAGCGCGAGAAGCTGTCCAAGTACCTCTCGGGCATCAAGACGATGAACCGCCTCCCGGGGCTGCTGTTCATCATCGACTCGAAGAAGGAGCGCATCGCCGTCTCCGAGGCCAACAAGCTCGGTGTGCCGATCGTCGCCATCGTCGACACGAACGCCGATCCGGACCTCATCACGGTGCCGATCGCCGGTAACGACGACGCGATCCGTTCGGTGGAGCTGATCACGAAGGTCATCGCCGACACGATCGACGAGGCGCGCCGCGAGGCGCCGGCCCGTCCGTCGGAAGAAGAGCAGGAGACCTACACGTTCTCGAGCGATCGTGGCGCGGAGCGTGCCGACCGTGGCGATCGTCGCGATCGCGGCGGTGACCAGGGCGGCCGCGGTGGCGACCGTGGCGGAGACCGCGGCGGCCGTCCGCGCCGTCGTCGGGCCAAGCCCGAGGCGATCGCCGCCCGCCTGAAGCCCGGCGCTGATGCGCCCGCGGGCGACGAAGGCGAGCCGAGCGCCGAGTAA
- the rpsI gene encoding 30S ribosomal protein S9, protein MSEQIQAVGRRKEAVCRLYLTPGSGKWDVNGRTLGDYFPRPTLVSAIQQPFTLTDTLGRFDVKAVLDGGGMSGQAGAVRLAVARALVKLDESNRKKLREFGLLTRDAREVERKKPGRAGARKRFQFSKR, encoded by the coding sequence ATGTCGGAACAGATTCAGGCCGTCGGCCGTCGCAAGGAGGCGGTGTGCCGCCTCTACCTCACGCCCGGCTCGGGCAAGTGGGATGTCAACGGCCGGACGCTGGGTGATTACTTCCCGCGCCCGACGCTCGTGTCGGCCATTCAGCAGCCGTTCACGCTCACCGACACGCTCGGCCGCTTCGATGTGAAGGCCGTGCTCGATGGCGGTGGCATGTCGGGTCAGGCGGGCGCGGTGCGGCTCGCCGTGGCGCGCGCCCTCGTCAAGCTCGACGAGAGCAACCGCAAGAAGCTTCGCGAGTTCGGCCTCCTCACGCGCGACGCGCGCGAGGTCGAGCGCAAGAAGCCGGGCCGCGCTGGCGCCCGCAAGCGCTTCCAGTTCTCCAAGCGCTAA
- the rplM gene encoding 50S ribosomal protein L13: MKTYSATPKDIDRRWYIVDAEGMVLGRLASEVAKIIRGKHKPMYTPHMDTGDFVIVINASKVQVTGRKAEQKTYFSHTGYMGHEKHTPFASVLAKHPERIIEKAVYGMLPKTALGRQVLRRKLRVFAGAEHPHIAQNPAKLTFETAEAK, encoded by the coding sequence ATGAAGACCTACAGCGCGACCCCGAAGGATATCGACCGTCGGTGGTACATCGTCGACGCGGAAGGAATGGTCCTGGGCCGGCTCGCGTCGGAAGTCGCGAAGATCATCCGCGGCAAGCACAAGCCCATGTACACGCCGCACATGGACACGGGTGACTTCGTCATCGTGATCAATGCGTCCAAGGTGCAGGTCACCGGTCGCAAGGCGGAGCAGAAGACCTATTTCAGCCACACCGGCTACATGGGTCACGAAAAGCACACGCCGTTCGCGTCGGTGCTCGCCAAGCACCCGGAGCGCATCATCGAGAAGGCGGTCTACGGCATGCTGCCGAAGACGGCGCTGGGTCGTCAGGTGCTCCGCCGCAAACTGCGCGTGTTCGCCGGTGCCGAGCATCCGCATATCGCGCAGAACCCGGCCAAGCTCACCTTCGAAACCGCCGAGGCCAAGTAA
- the mscL gene encoding large conductance mechanosensitive channel protein MscL encodes MSMMSEFKEFAMKGSVMDLAIGVVIGGAFQKIVDSMVNDIIMPVVGLLTGGIDFTNRFVALSGGPFATLADAKKAGAPVLAYGTFLNQILTFLIVAFTLFLVIKGVNRMRRNAPAA; translated from the coding sequence ATGTCGATGATGTCGGAGTTCAAGGAATTCGCCATGAAGGGCAGCGTCATGGACCTCGCCATCGGCGTGGTCATCGGCGGGGCCTTTCAGAAGATCGTCGACAGCATGGTGAATGACATCATCATGCCGGTGGTCGGACTGCTCACCGGCGGCATCGACTTCACCAACCGCTTCGTCGCCCTCTCGGGCGGGCCGTTTGCGACCCTGGCCGACGCCAAAAAGGCCGGCGCGCCGGTCCTGGCCTACGGCACGTTCCTCAATCAGATCCTCACGTTTCTGATCGTGGCCTTCACCCTGTTCCTCGTCATCAAGGGTGTGAACCGCATGCGCCGGAACGCGCCGGCCGCGTAA
- a CDS encoding biotin/lipoyl-binding protein — MKYIVDVNGERITVDLDGTHAEVNGVRHEVALSAVPGTPVRLVRLGEQVHRVTARRGAGRGQWVLDVDGQRVAAEALDERMRAIRDLTAASEAASGPAPLIAPMPGLVVRVAVGVGDEVAAGQGLVVIEAMKMENELRSPSAGVVTAVKAVPGQPVEKGAVLVELGPLAG, encoded by the coding sequence ATGAAGTACATCGTGGACGTGAACGGCGAACGGATCACCGTGGACCTGGATGGCACGCACGCCGAGGTCAATGGCGTCCGGCACGAAGTGGCACTGTCGGCGGTGCCCGGGACACCGGTGCGCCTCGTGCGCCTCGGTGAGCAGGTCCACCGGGTCACTGCGCGCCGCGGCGCCGGTCGTGGACAATGGGTGCTCGATGTGGATGGGCAGCGCGTGGCCGCCGAGGCGCTGGACGAGCGGATGCGCGCGATTCGCGATCTCACCGCCGCGTCGGAGGCGGCGTCCGGTCCGGCGCCCCTCATTGCGCCGATGCCGGGGCTCGTGGTGCGAGTTGCCGTCGGGGTGGGCGACGAGGTGGCTGCCGGGCAGGGGCTCGTCGTGATCGAGGCGATGAAGATGGAGAACGAACTGCGCAGCCCGTCGGCCGGCGTGGTGACGGCGGTGAAGGCCGTGCCCGGTCAACCAGTGGAAAAGGGGGCCGTGCTCGTCGAGCTCGGCCCCCTGGCTGGCTGA
- the accC gene encoding acetyl-CoA carboxylase biotin carboxylase subunit, with amino-acid sequence MFTKVLVANRGEIALRVIRACQELGVKTVAVYSEADAHAPHVREADEAVLVGPPPSSQSYLLGDNLIAVAKRVGAEAIHPGYGFLSERAWFARAVREAGLVFIGPPAEAIEAMGSKTAARQLAIAAGVPVVPGNTEGVKDADEAIAIAETYGFPVLLKAAAGGGGKGMRVVRSKDELSAALDSARREAKNAFGDDAVYLEKYIEGPRHVEIQVLADQHGTVLHLGERECSVQRRHQKMIEEAPSVAVSPELRARMGATAVAAAKAAGYVNAGTCEFLLDKDGQFYFLEMNTRIQVEHPVTELVMGLDLVQWQIRIAAGEKLPFAQKDFAPRGWAMECRITSEDPTNGFLPSTGRIEYLHLPSGPGVRWDGGVEAGSTIGLHYDPMLAKLIVHAPTRALAIARMRRALLELTIDGIETSRGFHLRVMDHPDFQRGDISIQWLEQNLPALTGPRADASALELAAIAAALVAHEERTSGHSAAPVAGAAPVTSATSGPSWAAVARREGLRAT; translated from the coding sequence ATGTTCACGAAGGTGCTGGTTGCCAATCGCGGCGAGATCGCACTGCGCGTCATTCGCGCGTGCCAGGAGTTGGGCGTCAAGACGGTCGCTGTGTACTCCGAGGCTGACGCGCACGCGCCGCATGTGCGCGAAGCCGACGAGGCCGTGCTCGTGGGACCGCCGCCGTCGAGCCAGAGCTACCTGCTCGGCGACAACCTCATCGCGGTGGCCAAGCGCGTTGGCGCCGAGGCCATTCACCCCGGCTACGGCTTTCTCTCCGAGCGCGCGTGGTTTGCGCGCGCCGTCCGCGAAGCCGGGTTGGTCTTCATTGGCCCGCCGGCTGAGGCCATCGAAGCCATGGGCTCGAAGACGGCGGCGCGTCAGCTCGCGATCGCGGCCGGTGTCCCCGTCGTGCCCGGCAACACGGAGGGCGTGAAGGATGCCGACGAGGCCATCGCGATTGCCGAGACCTACGGCTTTCCCGTGCTGCTCAAGGCGGCGGCCGGCGGCGGCGGGAAGGGCATGCGCGTCGTTCGAAGCAAGGACGAGCTGTCCGCCGCCCTCGACAGTGCCCGCCGCGAAGCCAAGAACGCCTTTGGCGATGACGCGGTGTATCTCGAGAAGTACATCGAAGGCCCGCGACACGTCGAGATCCAGGTACTGGCCGACCAACACGGCACGGTGCTGCATCTCGGCGAACGCGAATGCTCGGTGCAGCGTCGGCATCAGAAGATGATCGAGGAAGCCCCAAGTGTTGCCGTCTCGCCGGAACTGCGCGCGCGCATGGGCGCGACCGCGGTGGCCGCCGCGAAAGCAGCCGGCTACGTCAATGCGGGCACCTGTGAGTTCCTCCTCGACAAGGACGGGCAGTTCTACTTCCTCGAGATGAACACGCGCATTCAGGTGGAGCATCCGGTCACCGAGCTCGTGATGGGGCTGGATTTGGTGCAGTGGCAGATCCGCATCGCGGCGGGGGAGAAACTGCCGTTCGCGCAGAAGGACTTCGCGCCGCGCGGATGGGCCATGGAGTGCCGGATCACCAGTGAGGACCCGACGAACGGCTTTCTGCCGAGCACCGGGCGGATCGAGTACCTCCACCTGCCCAGCGGCCCCGGCGTGCGATGGGACGGCGGCGTGGAGGCGGGGAGCACCATCGGGCTCCACTACGACCCCATGCTCGCCAAACTCATCGTGCATGCCCCCACGCGCGCGCTGGCGATCGCGCGCATGCGGCGCGCCCTGCTCGAACTCACGATCGACGGGATCGAGACATCGCGCGGCTTTCATCTGCGCGTGATGGATCACCCGGACTTTCAGCGCGGCGACATCAGCATTCAGTGGCTGGAGCAGAATCTGCCGGCGCTCACCGGGCCACGCGCCGACGCGTCCGCGCTCGAGCTCGCGGCCATCGCTGCGGCGCTGGTCGCGCACGAAGAGCGCACGAGCGGCCACAGCGCGGCACCTGTGGCCGGGGCGGCACCAGTCACGAGCGCGACGTCCGGTCCCTCGTGGGCCGCGGTCGCACGCCGTGAGGGGCTGCGCGCCACGTGA